One Candidatus Methylomirabilota bacterium genomic window, TGTCGGGTGCCGCGCACCTTGGCGAGATCCCAGTCCCGGCCGAGATAGCGGGTGCGCCACTCGGGGTTCGCCTCGAAGCCGCCGGAGGCGATGACGACAGCGCGTGCGTGGAAGTCGCGGAGCCCGTCGGGGGTGCGCACCTGTACGCCGATCACGCGGCCCCGCTCGTCCTGGATGAGGCGGTGCGCGGCGTGGGCGTAGCGTACGTCGATGCCCGCGACCTCGGCCCGCTCGAGGAGCATTTGGACAAGGCCGGGCCCGCCGCCCACCGCCTCCACGTTGAGGCCGCCCCAGAACCGATGCTTGCCGCCTACCATGTAGGACTGCCGCCCGTGCATGAGGATCCAGCGGATGCCCCGCTCGCGCATCCAGGCCACGGTAGCGCGCGACCGGCGGATCAGGTGCTCGGAGAGATCGGGGTCGGTGAGACCTTCGGTCACGCGGTGGAAATCGTCGCGGAAGTGCGACTCCGAGTAGGGCGGCACCTCGATGGTGGCCGCCTCCTCGTCGGAGAGATCGGTCAGGATGTCGCGGCGGAGATCGGCCAGACCCCCGTGCGCGAAGCGAAAGCCGCCCGCGGTGAAGAACGAGTTGCCGCCGCGCTCGTGCTCGGGCGCCTTCTCGAGGATCAGCACGGAGGCCCCGTGCTCGCGCGCGGCGAGCGCGGCGCAGAGGGCGGCGTTACCGCAGCCGATGACGATCACGTCGGAGGTGCCGGGAGTGGGCATGGGAGGACTCAGGCGCCGCGCAGGGCGCCGGCGAGGATGACGAGGCCAAGGGCGATGCGATACCAGCCAAAGCCCACGAACGTGTGGCTCCGCACGAAGCGCAAAAGCCATGTCACGGTGATCAACGCCGCCACCGCGGCCACGAGGGTGCCGAGGACGATCATGCCCCAGCCGGTTTCCGCGGGGCCGGGATGCCGCAGACTGTGCGCGGCCTCGAACGCCCCCGCCGCGAGCAGCGTCGGGACGCCCAGGAGGAACGAGAACTCGACGGCGACCGGGCGGGTGAGGCCGAGCGCGAGCGCCACCATGATGGTCGCGCCCGAGCGGGAGAGGCCGGGCAGGACGGCGGCGCCGATCTGCGCCACTCCCACCGCGATGGCCACCGCCCACGTGACCTCTCCGCCCAGGCGCCGCCCTCGCAGCCACCACTCGACGATCAGGATCGCGATGCCGCCCAGCAAGGTCGCCCACACCACCGGCATGACCGTCCGGGGCAGCGTGAAGCCGAGCTTCTTCGCGACGAGCCCACCCACGCCGGTGATGACGAAGGCCAGCGCCAGCTTCAGCACGTAGCTGCGGGTGGCCGGCTCGTCGCGCCGGAGGATCAGCTCGCGCACGCGTCCCGCGAAGGCCAAGGCCACCGCGACCCCGGTGCCCGACTGGATGAGCACGTTGAAGAGGTCGGACTGGCGCGCGAGCCAGCCCGCGTTCTCCACCAACAGCAGGTGGCCGGTCGACGACACGGGGAGGAACTCGGTCACGCCCTCGATCAGGCCGAGAGCGACCACCGTCAGCCAGTCGGGCACGCGGGAGCTATCCGGCGATTTCCTCGCCCCCATCCACCCCGATCACGTTGCCGGTGATCCAGTGGGTGTCGGGATGCGAGAGGACCACGATCGCGCGCGCCACGTCGTCCGTGGTGGTGAGGCGATGGTGCGGGTTGCGCTCGGCCGCCTTCTTGGAGAACTCGTCGTAGTTGGGGATCTTCTTGGCGGCCGGCGTCGCGGTCACACCCGCCCGAATGGAGTTGGCCGTGATCCCGCGCGGCGCCAGCTCCGCTGCGAGCTGGCGGATGTTGGACTCGAGCGCGGCCTTCGCCGCCGACACCGGCCCGTAGAAGGGGAGCACGCGCGCGCCGCCCGAGGACGTCATGGCGAAGATACGGCCGCCCTCGCCCATGAGGCCGCGCGCCACCACCTCCTGCGTCCAGTAGATGAGGCTGTGGGCCATCACGTCGAGCGTCATGTCCATCTGGGCCTTGGTCACCGCCTCCTTCATGGGATCGGCGACGAAGAGCTTGAGGGTGCCGAAGGCCAGGGAGTGCAGGAGGACGCGGAGCTGGCCGAGCTCGTCGCGCTCGCGGAGGATGCGCTCCATCTCCGTCGCCACCTCGACCCGCTTCTCGTCGTCGGCGGCGTTGACGTTGAAGAAGTGCGCCTCGCGCCCCAGGGCGCGGACCTCGGCGACGATGCGCTCCACGTTGGGCAGCGTCGCGCGGCGGTCGAGGTGCACGCCGAA contains:
- a CDS encoding SDR family oxidoreductase; this translates as MSLSPSPIALSGWALVLGASSGFGEATSLALARAGLNVFGVHLDRRATLPNVERIVAEVRALGREAHFFNVNAADDEKRVEVATEMERILRERDELGQLRVLLHSLAFGTLKLFVADPMKEAVTKAQMDMTLDVMAHSLIYWTQEVVARGLMGEGGRIFAMTSSGGARVLPFYGPVSAAKAALESNIRQLAAELAPRGITANSIRAGVTATPAAKKIPNYDEFSKKAAERNPHHRLTTTDDVARAIVVLSHPDTHWITGNVIGVDGGEEIAG
- a CDS encoding undecaprenyl-diphosphate phosphatase, with translation MPDWLTVVALGLIEGVTEFLPVSSTGHLLLVENAGWLARQSDLFNVLIQSGTGVAVALAFAGRVRELILRRDEPATRSYVLKLALAFVITGVGGLVAKKLGFTLPRTVMPVVWATLLGGIAILIVEWWLRGRRLGGEVTWAVAIAVGVAQIGAAVLPGLSRSGATIMVALALGLTRPVAVEFSFLLGVPTLLAAGAFEAAHSLRHPGPAETGWGMIVLGTLVAAVAALITVTWLLRFVRSHTFVGFGWYRIALGLVILAGALRGA